One genomic region from Thalassobaculum sp. OXR-137 encodes:
- a CDS encoding hydantoinase/oxoprolinase family protein — translation MRHRVGVDIGGSFTDFAIVDEETLEVRALKVFSRPDRPGAEVIDGINAAGKRYGISGADISYFTHGTTVGVNTVIQRKGIKLALFTTENFCDVLELGRLKLPSMFDLLSQRPQPLVSRDMVFGVRGRLRADGSEFTALNPASVEAAVRAAEAAGAEGIVISFLHSFRSDRHEMAAKRIVERMVADIPVFTSAEIWPIVREFERTTTAVIGSYVQPRVAHYFTSLQAALKEAGVTAEARVAKSNGGVMSVEQGKTESVQTILSGTASGVIGAAFVAQLCGLQECMSLDVGGTSADVALIVDGQPQYGIGEYIGDHQIHIPSVSVTSIGEGGGSIAWVDTLGVLKVGPESAGSTPGPACFGRGGERATITDAFAVCGIVGQSSDFGYSAVKVDVEAARKAVGVIADQLSMGIEEAAEAIIKVAVSGMFVKVTGLVTRFGIDPRSTAMLPFGGAGPMMGCLLAREMEMPETVIPTVPGVLSALGGLIADLKNDFIKTVYLDLDAEAVPEIRETFAALRQGGETWLRDDQGYDGEVRIVYSADMRYRGQSFEVEGIFDPAALEAGDVAALAEAFHGEHEKLYGHANRDETVQIVNLRLVVAGRQPAPHLPLIEKGEGVPVPDRMVQCWIDGGWTDVGLFRRAALLADQEFDGPAIVVQDDTTVFMPSDTRASVDAYGHLRITQTRGH, via the coding sequence ATGCGCCATAGAGTCGGTGTCGATATCGGCGGGTCATTCACGGATTTCGCTATCGTTGACGAAGAAACTCTTGAGGTTAGAGCGCTCAAGGTATTTTCCCGTCCAGATAGGCCTGGCGCGGAAGTCATCGATGGAATTAACGCTGCCGGGAAGCGCTACGGGATCTCGGGTGCCGATATTTCCTATTTCACGCATGGCACGACGGTCGGCGTGAACACAGTGATCCAGCGCAAGGGCATCAAGCTCGCACTGTTCACCACCGAGAATTTCTGCGACGTGCTCGAACTCGGCCGGCTGAAGCTGCCCTCGATGTTCGACCTGCTGTCGCAGCGCCCGCAGCCGCTGGTGAGCCGCGACATGGTCTTCGGCGTCCGCGGCCGCCTGCGCGCCGACGGCTCCGAGTTCACCGCCCTGAATCCGGCGAGTGTGGAGGCCGCGGTGCGCGCCGCCGAGGCGGCCGGCGCGGAGGGCATCGTGATCTCCTTCCTGCACTCCTTCCGCTCCGACCGGCACGAGATGGCCGCCAAGCGGATCGTCGAGCGCATGGTCGCCGACATCCCGGTCTTCACCTCGGCCGAGATCTGGCCGATCGTCCGGGAGTTCGAGCGCACGACCACCGCCGTGATCGGCAGCTACGTTCAGCCGCGGGTCGCCCATTACTTCACCTCGCTGCAGGCCGCGCTGAAGGAGGCGGGGGTCACCGCCGAGGCGCGGGTCGCCAAGTCCAACGGCGGCGTGATGAGCGTCGAGCAGGGCAAGACGGAATCCGTCCAGACCATCCTGTCCGGAACCGCCTCCGGCGTGATCGGCGCGGCGTTCGTCGCACAGCTCTGCGGTCTTCAGGAATGCATGAGCCTCGATGTCGGCGGCACATCGGCCGACGTTGCCTTGATCGTCGACGGCCAGCCGCAATACGGCATCGGCGAGTATATCGGCGACCACCAGATCCACATTCCGTCGGTCTCGGTCACCTCGATCGGCGAGGGCGGCGGATCGATCGCCTGGGTCGATACGCTGGGGGTCCTCAAGGTTGGTCCGGAAAGTGCCGGCTCCACCCCGGGTCCGGCCTGCTTCGGCCGTGGTGGCGAGCGGGCGACCATCACCGACGCCTTCGCGGTCTGCGGCATCGTCGGCCAGTCTTCCGATTTCGGCTACTCGGCCGTGAAGGTCGATGTCGAGGCGGCCCGCAAGGCGGTGGGCGTGATCGCCGACCAACTCTCCATGGGCATCGAGGAGGCCGCCGAGGCCATCATCAAGGTGGCGGTCTCCGGCATGTTCGTGAAGGTCACAGGCCTCGTCACCCGGTTCGGCATCGACCCGCGGTCCACGGCGATGCTGCCGTTCGGCGGCGCCGGCCCGATGATGGGCTGCCTGCTGGCCCGCGAGATGGAGATGCCGGAGACGGTGATCCCCACCGTGCCGGGCGTGCTCAGCGCCCTGGGCGGACTGATCGCCGACCTGAAGAACGATTTCATCAAGACTGTCTACCTGGACCTCGATGCCGAGGCGGTGCCGGAGATCCGCGAGACGTTCGCAGCCCTGCGCCAGGGCGGCGAGACCTGGCTGCGGGATGATCAGGGCTACGACGGCGAGGTGCGGATCGTCTACTCAGCCGACATGCGCTATCGCGGCCAGTCCTTCGAGGTCGAGGGCATCTTCGATCCGGCTGCCCTGGAGGCGGGGGACGTCGCGGCGCTGGCCGAGGCCTTCCATGGCGAGCATGAAAAGCTCTACGGGCACGCGAACCGCGACGAAACGGTGCAGATCGTCAACCTGCGCCTAGTTGTGGCCGGCCGTCAGCCTGCGCCACACCTGCCCCTGATCGAGAAGGGCGAGGGAGTACCCGTGCCGGATCGCATGGTGCAGTGCTGGATCGACGGCGGCTGGACGGATGTCGGCCTGTTCCGACGGGCCGCTCTGCTGGCCGACCAGGAATTCGACGGCCCGGCCATCGTCGTCCAGGACGACACCACCGTGTTCATGCCCAGCGACACGCGCGCCAGCGTCGACGCCTACGGCCATCTCCGCATCACTCAGACCCGGGGGCACTGA
- a CDS encoding Tn3 family transposase → MRKHELLTDAERERLIGIPTGYDELARMYTLEGPDLDLILQRRGDGNRLGFALQLAVLRHPGTMLAQLLARTNRLPEALVRYLAHQLHLPASALADYATREQTMTDHGRQLADLLGLRIPTREDIPFMIDAAAVAAWSTDQGVVIAAGMIDALRNAHILLPSIATIERAGIAGRARARKRTARALLSRINQEQIDLIDSLFVVDPTTNVTPIAWLKAIPVAAKPDHIREILDRLRLVRRIGIPADTAAAVHPGRYRQLVHEGRASPVYLIERYATARRRATTVALLIDLEERLTDVAIEMADKLIAGIFTRAKNTQARRYAATSRDVSRLMQLFRGTIDALAESIEGDTDPIDALNETVGWGALLKVRREVAALAEIAGDDPLIVAADRYATLRKFAPALIEALDFKAGRGSARTIAAVGLLRELNGSGKRDVPPDAPMPFKKEWRKLVTEPDGKINRRLYETATLAHLRNKLRSGDIWVDRSSAYRRFDSYLLPESEAAPIATELGLPTSSDAWLVARSAELDQRLRRFARHLSRGRLEGVAFVDGRLQVSPVKAAVPDEALQLADRLDALMPRVRVTELLHEVARDTGFMAAFTNLRTGERCPNDNALLAAILADATNLGVSRMAAASQGVTRDQLVWTQGAYIREDTYRAALATIINAHRRLPIASVWGDGSTSSSDGQFFRGGKRVAPGGDVNARYGVDPGFSFYTHVSDQHGPYHVRVLSAATHEAPYVLDGLLHHGSDLAIAEHYTDTGGATDHVFALCSMLGFRFCPRLRDFPDRRLVPIDPPAGYPEIAPLLGRRIRADVIGEHWGDVVRLVASLKAGHVAPSMMLRKLAAYERQNQVDVALQEIGKIERTLFMLDWLENPALRRRCQAGLNKSEQRHALTQAICTFRQGRVIDRTHEAQQYRASGLNLMIAAIVYWNSTYMADAVSHLRATVGCVPEALLAHTSPVGWEHIAFSGDFLWDRAALSAGRRALNVAERWKVA, encoded by the coding sequence ATGCGCAAGCACGAGCTGCTGACCGATGCCGAGCGTGAACGGTTGATCGGCATCCCGACCGGGTATGACGAACTCGCCCGGATGTACACGCTCGAAGGGCCGGATCTCGATCTGATCCTTCAGCGACGCGGAGATGGGAACCGCCTTGGCTTCGCACTCCAGCTCGCGGTGCTCCGTCACCCGGGCACGATGCTGGCGCAACTGCTGGCGCGCACGAATCGGCTGCCGGAGGCCCTGGTCCGCTACCTGGCGCATCAGCTCCATCTCCCAGCTTCGGCGCTCGCCGACTACGCGACCCGCGAGCAGACCATGACGGACCACGGCCGTCAGCTCGCGGACCTCCTCGGGCTGCGCATTCCGACCAGGGAGGATATCCCGTTCATGATCGATGCCGCTGCCGTGGCCGCTTGGTCAACCGACCAGGGCGTCGTCATCGCGGCGGGTATGATCGATGCCCTGCGAAACGCTCATATACTGCTCCCGTCGATCGCGACGATCGAGAGAGCGGGCATCGCCGGCCGGGCAAGAGCTCGAAAGCGCACCGCGCGCGCACTTCTGTCGCGGATCAACCAGGAGCAGATCGATCTGATCGACAGTCTGTTTGTCGTAGATCCGACGACCAACGTGACACCGATCGCTTGGCTGAAGGCAATCCCGGTCGCAGCCAAGCCGGACCACATCCGTGAGATCCTCGACCGGTTACGCCTCGTGCGAAGGATCGGCATCCCTGCCGATACGGCCGCAGCCGTGCATCCGGGCCGCTATCGCCAGCTCGTGCACGAGGGCCGAGCCTCACCCGTCTACCTGATTGAGCGCTACGCGACGGCGCGGCGGCGCGCCACGACCGTCGCGTTGTTGATAGACCTTGAGGAGCGACTGACCGACGTCGCGATCGAGATGGCCGACAAGCTGATCGCCGGGATCTTCACCCGGGCCAAAAACACGCAGGCCCGGCGGTACGCCGCGACATCGCGGGACGTGTCGCGCCTCATGCAGTTGTTCCGCGGCACCATCGACGCGCTCGCCGAGTCCATCGAGGGCGACACGGATCCGATCGATGCACTGAACGAGACCGTCGGCTGGGGGGCCCTGCTGAAGGTCAGGCGCGAGGTCGCGGCACTTGCAGAGATTGCCGGCGATGATCCGCTGATCGTTGCTGCTGACCGGTACGCGACCCTGCGGAAGTTCGCGCCAGCGCTGATTGAGGCGCTCGACTTCAAGGCCGGCCGTGGTAGTGCGCGCACGATCGCCGCCGTCGGCCTGCTGCGCGAGCTCAATGGCTCGGGTAAGCGCGATGTCCCGCCGGATGCGCCAATGCCGTTCAAGAAGGAGTGGCGCAAGCTGGTCACCGAACCCGATGGCAAGATCAACCGTCGTCTGTATGAGACGGCGACCCTCGCACATCTGCGCAACAAGCTCCGGTCCGGAGACATATGGGTCGATAGATCTTCTGCCTACCGAAGATTCGACAGCTATCTGCTGCCGGAGAGCGAGGCGGCGCCGATCGCCACGGAACTTGGGCTGCCGACCAGTTCCGACGCGTGGCTTGTGGCTCGCAGTGCCGAGCTCGACCAGCGTCTGAGGCGGTTCGCTCGGCACCTCAGCCGCGGGCGACTGGAGGGTGTCGCCTTCGTGGATGGCCGGCTGCAGGTCTCGCCGGTCAAGGCAGCCGTTCCGGACGAAGCTCTTCAGCTGGCCGACCGGCTGGACGCCCTGATGCCGCGCGTTCGCGTGACCGAGCTACTGCACGAGGTCGCACGCGACACCGGGTTCATGGCAGCGTTCACGAACCTACGAACCGGAGAGCGATGCCCTAACGACAACGCGCTGCTCGCGGCGATCCTGGCCGACGCCACCAACCTCGGCGTGTCGCGCATGGCCGCGGCCAGCCAAGGCGTTACGCGCGACCAGCTTGTGTGGACACAGGGCGCATACATCCGGGAGGACACGTACAGGGCAGCCCTGGCAACGATCATCAATGCCCATCGCCGGTTGCCGATCGCCTCCGTGTGGGGCGATGGCAGCACGTCCAGTTCGGACGGGCAGTTCTTTCGGGGCGGCAAGCGGGTGGCGCCCGGCGGCGACGTGAACGCCCGCTACGGCGTCGATCCAGGCTTCAGCTTCTACACCCATGTCTCCGACCAGCACGGGCCTTATCACGTTCGGGTGCTGTCGGCAGCCACGCACGAAGCACCCTACGTCCTCGACGGCTTGCTGCATCACGGCAGCGATCTCGCCATCGCCGAGCACTACACTGACACCGGCGGCGCCACCGACCACGTGTTCGCCTTGTGCTCGATGCTCGGGTTCCGGTTTTGCCCGCGGCTTCGAGATTTTCCGGATCGTCGTCTCGTTCCGATCGACCCGCCGGCCGGCTATCCTGAGATTGCACCCCTTCTCGGCCGGCGCATCCGCGCCGACGTCATTGGAGAGCACTGGGGTGACGTCGTCCGTCTGGTCGCCTCGCTGAAGGCGGGCCACGTGGCGCCCTCCATGATGTTGCGTAAGCTGGCCGCGTACGAAAGGCAGAACCAGGTCGACGTCGCGCTGCAGGAGATCGGCAAGATCGAGCGGACGCTGTTCATGCTGGACTGGCTGGAGAACCCGGCTCTCAGGAGACGGTGCCAAGCTGGGCTCAACAAGAGCGAACAGCGCCATGCGCTAACGCAGGCGATCTGTACCTTCCGGCAGGGTCGGGTGATCGACCGCACTCATGAGGCCCAGCAATATCGCGCGTCCGGGTTGAACCTGATGATCGCGGCGATCGTCTACTGGAACTCGACATACATGGCAGATGCGGTATCTCACCTGCGGGCGACTGTCGGCTGCGTTCCGGAAGCACTGCTCGCGCATACATCGCCGGTCGGCTGGGAGCACATCGCATTCTCGGGGGACTTCCTGTGGGATCGAGCGGCGCTGTCAGCGGGTCGCAGGGCACTCAACGTTGCCGAAAGGTGGAAAGTGGCTTAG
- a CDS encoding TRAP transporter large permease subunit, which translates to MFPDCSSLALFSVLSTLCPRDVPETDGRSLLAQAVRGFVLPVGLIVFVLGSIVAGWVAPSEAAAVGAVGAALLIFIYRGFTPSLVRLALFRTMKITAMVFFVVLGASVFSLVFRFYGGDDIAVGLFDGTALSDFWILAIVLLILFVLGFFIDWIEITLVSLPIFYPVISTLDFSQYVGSDHLARVWIGALIALVLQTSFLTPPFGFALFFLKGSAPDSIKMLSIYRGVVPLVAIQLLMITLILIMPAVVTWLPVSLLGLR; encoded by the coding sequence GTGTTCCCCGATTGTTCTTCATTAGCGTTGTTTAGCGTACTTTCAACGCTCTGCCCTCGGGATGTTCCCGAAACCGATGGCCGCTCGCTTCTGGCTCAGGCGGTCCGAGGTTTCGTACTGCCAGTCGGGTTGATTGTCTTCGTGCTTGGATCGATTGTTGCCGGATGGGTCGCCCCTTCGGAGGCCGCCGCCGTGGGAGCCGTGGGCGCCGCACTGCTCATTTTCATCTATCGTGGCTTCACCCCGTCGCTGGTGCGCCTTGCGCTTTTTCGCACAATGAAAATCACCGCGATGGTGTTTTTCGTCGTCCTGGGAGCGAGCGTGTTCTCCCTGGTGTTCCGGTTCTACGGCGGCGACGATATTGCCGTCGGGCTGTTCGACGGTACGGCGTTGTCGGATTTCTGGATTCTGGCGATCGTGCTGTTGATCCTGTTCGTCCTCGGTTTCTTCATTGACTGGATCGAGATCACGCTGGTGTCGCTGCCTATTTTCTATCCGGTTATCAGCACCTTGGACTTTAGCCAATACGTCGGCTCGGACCACCTTGCGCGCGTCTGGATCGGGGCGCTGATCGCTCTGGTGCTGCAGACTTCGTTTCTGACCCCGCCCTTCGGCTTCGCGCTGTTCTTCCTGAAGGGGTCGGCGCCGGACAGCATCAAAATGTTATCGATCTATCGCGGGGTCGTGCCCCTTGTTGCCATTCAACTGCTGATGATCACGCTCATCCTGATCATGCCGGCCGTCGTGACGTGGCTGCCCGTGTCTTTGCTTGGCCTTCGGTAG
- a CDS encoding type II toxin-antitoxin system RelE/ParE family toxin: MRSAYFIAQDNPQRAASYIDELEQRLTQIAERPGSYSLRDDLHVGLRSARHGPYLIFFVERGEEIQIVRVLHGARNLARLLG; the protein is encoded by the coding sequence TTGAGATCGGCGTATTTCATCGCTCAGGACAATCCACAGCGCGCCGCGTCTTACATCGACGAGCTCGAACAGCGGCTGACCCAGATTGCGGAACGTCCAGGCAGCTATTCCTTGCGAGACGACCTGCACGTAGGCCTCAGGTCGGCGCGTCACGGACCGTATCTGATCTTCTTCGTCGAACGCGGAGAAGAGATACAGATCGTCCGAGTGCTTCACGGGGCCAGGAACCTGGCACGCCTCCTGGGGTAG
- a CDS encoding MerR family transcriptional regulator, producing the protein MTVVEFTIGRLARETGCKIPTIRYYEQIGLLPKPIRSAGNTRLYGPAHRARLDFIQHCRELGFPQAAIRGLLDLTDHPDRSCEAVTEIAAAHLADVNRRLASLSTLKDELTHMIEACEGGRVTQCRIVETLADHSHGHCLGHDHGDKGRVECGN; encoded by the coding sequence ATGACAGTGGTGGAGTTCACCATCGGCCGCCTGGCGAGAGAGACCGGGTGTAAGATTCCCACAATTCGCTATTACGAGCAGATCGGGCTGCTGCCGAAGCCCATCCGCTCCGCCGGAAATACCCGGCTTTACGGCCCTGCGCACAGGGCGCGCCTTGATTTCATCCAGCATTGCCGGGAACTCGGCTTCCCCCAGGCAGCGATCCGGGGTCTGTTGGACCTGACCGATCATCCGGATCGGTCCTGCGAGGCGGTGACCGAGATCGCGGCGGCGCATCTGGCGGACGTGAACCGGCGCCTTGCCAGCCTATCGACCCTGAAGGACGAACTCACGCACATGATCGAAGCGTGCGAAGGTGGCCGCGTCACGCAGTGCCGCATTGTCGAGACCTTGGCGGACCATTCCCACGGCCATTGTCTCGGTCACGATCACGGCGACAAAGGACGGGTGGAGTGCGGCAACTGA
- a CDS encoding heavy metal translocating P-type ATPase: protein MNSHTKTDAHVIVRDPVCGMTVDPDAGKPRREHAGHTYHFCSGRCRERFAAAPEDYITAEDPVCGMSVDRASAQHMAKHAGERFYFCSERCQTCFEAEPDAFLGNHSAPGPMPEGTLYTCPMDPEIVQDHPGDCPICGMALEPMTPTTDAGPNPELIDFRRRLWIGGPLAAGVFVLEMGDHLGLPLAEELGPTLHIWLQFLLATPVVVWIAFPFFKRGWSSIVNRSPNMWTLIALGTGAAYLFSLVGMLFPGVFPASLLNQHGQAPVYFEAAAVILILVLVGQVMELSARERTGDAIRALLNLAPKTARRITDDGESDVPLEEVRQGDRLRVRPGESVPVDGVLLEGRSAVDESMITGEPVPVEKAEGDGVTGGTLNKSGSFIMTAEKVGADTVLSRIVDMVAKAQRSRAPIQALADRVAGYFVPAVVLIALAAMASWLIFGPSPALSYAVVAAVSVLIIACPCALGLATPMSIMVATGRGAQAGVLIRDAEALERFAKVDVLIVDKTGTLTEGRPTLTDVIAANDVVESDLLSLVASLERGSEHPLAEAIVDGAEKRGAALSDTADFEAVTGKGVRGTVSGKAIALGNAAMMRDVGADPEAFAETATSLQEQGKTAMFVAVDGLAAGLIAVADRVKETTPSAIRALHEAGLRIVMATGDSRRTADAVARDLGIDDVRAEVSPEDKGTLVEELRAQGLKVAMAGDGVNDAPALAAADVGIAMGTGADVAVESAGVTLVKGDLMGIVRARRLAQATMGNIRQNLFFAFVYNAAGVPIAAGVLYPMFGILLSPIVAAAAMSLSSVSVIGNALRLRTLKLGG from the coding sequence ATGAACTCCCATACCAAGACTGATGCCCACGTGATCGTGCGCGACCCGGTCTGCGGCATGACGGTCGATCCCGACGCCGGCAAGCCCCGGCGCGAGCATGCTGGCCACACCTACCACTTCTGCTCCGGACGCTGTCGGGAGAGGTTCGCTGCGGCCCCGGAAGATTACATCACGGCGGAGGATCCAGTTTGCGGCATGAGCGTCGACCGCGCCTCGGCGCAGCACATGGCCAAGCACGCCGGAGAGCGGTTCTACTTCTGCTCCGAGCGATGCCAGACCTGCTTCGAGGCCGAACCAGATGCCTTCCTCGGGAACCATTCCGCGCCGGGACCGATGCCGGAGGGGACGCTCTACACCTGTCCTATGGATCCCGAGATCGTCCAGGATCATCCCGGCGACTGCCCGATCTGCGGCATGGCGCTCGAGCCGATGACGCCGACCACCGATGCCGGTCCCAACCCCGAGCTGATAGATTTCCGCCGCCGCCTCTGGATCGGCGGACCTCTGGCGGCCGGAGTGTTCGTTCTGGAGATGGGAGATCACCTAGGACTGCCTCTCGCCGAGGAGCTTGGGCCGACACTGCATATCTGGCTGCAGTTCCTGCTGGCGACACCGGTCGTGGTCTGGATCGCGTTTCCGTTCTTCAAGCGCGGCTGGTCATCGATCGTGAACCGAAGCCCGAACATGTGGACCCTGATCGCCCTTGGCACCGGTGCTGCATATCTGTTCAGTCTTGTCGGCATGCTGTTTCCCGGCGTTTTCCCAGCGTCGTTGTTGAACCAGCACGGGCAGGCGCCGGTGTATTTTGAGGCGGCGGCGGTGATCCTGATCCTGGTGCTGGTCGGGCAGGTCATGGAGCTATCGGCCCGGGAGCGAACCGGCGATGCGATCCGCGCCTTGCTCAACCTAGCCCCGAAGACGGCGCGGCGGATCACTGACGACGGCGAGTCCGATGTTCCCTTGGAGGAGGTCCGCCAGGGCGATCGGCTGCGCGTGCGTCCTGGTGAAAGCGTCCCAGTCGACGGTGTGCTGCTTGAGGGCAGGTCCGCCGTGGATGAGAGCATGATCACTGGTGAGCCGGTCCCGGTCGAAAAGGCAGAAGGCGACGGCGTCACGGGCGGCACGCTGAACAAGTCCGGCAGCTTCATCATGACGGCAGAGAAGGTCGGCGCCGACACCGTGCTGTCGCGCATCGTCGATATGGTGGCAAAGGCGCAGCGCAGCCGGGCGCCGATCCAGGCGTTGGCCGACAGGGTCGCGGGATATTTCGTGCCTGCGGTCGTGCTAATCGCCCTCGCCGCGATGGCGTCCTGGCTGATCTTTGGGCCGAGCCCGGCGTTGTCCTACGCGGTCGTGGCCGCAGTCAGCGTGCTGATCATTGCTTGTCCCTGCGCGCTTGGCCTGGCGACTCCGATGTCGATCATGGTCGCGACCGGGCGCGGAGCCCAGGCCGGCGTACTGATCCGCGACGCCGAAGCCCTGGAGCGCTTCGCAAAAGTGGACGTGCTGATCGTCGACAAGACCGGGACACTAACAGAAGGCCGGCCGACGCTGACCGACGTCATTGCCGCCAACGACGTGGTGGAGAGCGATCTTTTGTCCCTCGTTGCCTCCCTTGAGCGGGGCTCCGAGCACCCGCTTGCCGAGGCGATTGTCGACGGTGCCGAAAAACGGGGTGCGGCGCTGTCAGACACCGCAGACTTCGAGGCCGTGACCGGCAAGGGTGTGCGCGGTACGGTGTCGGGCAAGGCCATTGCCCTCGGTAATGCGGCGATGATGCGCGATGTTGGCGCTGATCCGGAGGCGTTCGCGGAAACTGCAACGTCGCTTCAGGAGCAGGGCAAGACCGCCATGTTTGTTGCGGTCGACGGCCTAGCTGCGGGTCTGATAGCCGTCGCGGACCGGGTTAAGGAGACTACACCTTCGGCGATCCGTGCGCTGCATGAGGCCGGCCTGCGGATTGTCATGGCCACCGGCGACAGCCGACGAACCGCCGATGCGGTGGCCCGTGATCTCGGCATCGACGATGTGCGGGCCGAGGTCAGCCCGGAGGACAAGGGCACTTTGGTTGAGGAACTTCGCGCCCAGGGGCTTAAAGTCGCCATGGCCGGCGATGGGGTCAATGACGCCCCGGCCCTGGCGGCCGCCGATGTCGGTATCGCCATGGGAACAGGTGCGGATGTCGCCGTCGAAAGCGCCGGCGTGACCCTGGTGAAGGGCGACCTCATGGGGATTGTTCGCGCCCGGCGGCTGGCTCAGGCGACGATGGGCAACATCCGTCAGAACCTGTTCTTCGCATTCGTTTACAATGCGGCAGGCGTGCCGATCGCAGCGGGCGTCCTCTACCCAATGTTTGGCATCCTCCTGTCGCCGATTGTCGCCGCGGCGGCCATGAGCCTGTCCTCGGTGTCAGTGATCGGCAACGCCCTGAGGCTCCGCACACTCAAACTCGGAGGTTAA